Proteins encoded together in one Bacillota bacterium window:
- a CDS encoding DMT family transporter: protein MDGSGREGRAPEGAYLLLVVAPLLWSGNFLAGRLLAGSLPPVTLSLARWLVATPVLLALARRQGLGLPPRSARPVLAWMGLSGVALFTPAVYLALHTTAVFRATLLQSTTPVFGLLLAALAGMRPGWRQVAGALATVAGVAMILLAPAGGRGGGGPGGVRAGDVLMLLAALFWAVYTLGAERAAGTWRAALRARGEGGEAGVALGVTAWSALAGLPPLALLTALEWLAGGAWKAAYGAGPRLVVGAPALAGVLYVALGASVLATWAWNGGVGRIGSARAISFNNLLPVFSALWGSLLLHERPDGWSLGGGLLVVGGVSLAARGGAAGARSATGAPAAGAAGEGLPAPEPGKEA, encoded by the coding sequence ATGGACGGGAGCGGGCGGGAGGGGCGCGCGCCGGAGGGCGCCTATCTGCTGCTGGTGGTGGCGCCCCTCCTCTGGAGCGGAAACTTCCTGGCGGGGAGGCTCCTGGCGGGGAGCCTCCCGCCCGTCACGCTCAGCCTGGCCCGCTGGCTGGTGGCGACGCCCGTGCTTCTGGCGCTGGCGCGGCGCCAGGGTCTGGGTCTTCCTCCGCGGTCGGCGCGGCCGGTCTTGGCGTGGATGGGCCTGAGCGGCGTGGCGCTCTTCACACCGGCCGTCTACCTGGCGCTGCACACCACGGCCGTCTTCCGGGCGACGCTGCTCCAGTCGACGACGCCCGTCTTCGGCCTCCTCCTGGCCGCCCTGGCCGGCATGCGCCCGGGCTGGCGGCAGGTGGCCGGCGCGCTGGCGACCGTGGCCGGGGTGGCCATGATCCTCCTGGCGCCTGCCGGCGGGCGGGGAGGCGGCGGCCCGGGGGGAGTGCGGGCGGGGGACGTGCTGATGCTCCTGGCCGCCCTCTTCTGGGCGGTCTACACCCTGGGCGCCGAGCGGGCGGCGGGGACGTGGCGGGCCGCCCTGCGGGCGCGGGGGGAGGGCGGCGAGGCGGGCGTGGCGCTGGGTGTGACGGCCTGGTCGGCGCTGGCCGGCCTGCCGCCGCTGGCGCTCTTGACCGCCCTGGAGTGGCTGGCCGGCGGTGCCTGGAAGGCGGCCTACGGAGCGGGGCCGCGCCTGGTCGTCGGCGCCCCCGCCCTGGCGGGCGTGCTCTACGTGGCGCTGGGCGCCTCGGTCCTCGCCACCTGGGCGTGGAACGGCGGCGTCGGCCGGATCGGCTCGGCGCGCGCCATCAGCTTCAACAACCTCCTCCCCGTCTTCAGCGCGCTCTGGGGAAGTCTCCTCCTGCACGAGCGGCCCGACGGCTGGTCGCTGGGCGGAGGCCTCCTGGTGGTGGGAGGCGTCAGCCTGGCGGCGCGCGGGGGCGCGGCCGGAGCGCGCTCCGCGACCGGCGCGCCGGCCGCGGGAGCGGCGGGGGAGGGGCTGCCGGCGCCGGAGCCGGGCAAGGAGGCCTAG
- the ctaD gene encoding cytochrome c oxidase subunit I → MATAERALGRLPAELPAERGLRSWLATVDHKRIGILYLVTSFVFFAVAGVEALLMRTQLIQPGNRLIGPGLFDQLLTMHGTTMLFFAVLPMETAYFNYMMPIMIGARDVAFPRLNALSYWLYLAGGLFLYSSWFLGGAPDAGWFNYAPLAGAYAGPGEDFYLLGLLISGLSSIVSSVNLVVTVLRMRAPGMTLLRVPVFAWASLITGLLILFAMPPFTVAMILLLLDRWAGSGFFVPAMGGNALLWQHLFWIMGHPEVYILAVPAWGVISEVIPTFARKPLFGYRGTVVALFAIAAISFTVWSHHMYATGMGPVVNDAFMITTKLVSWPTAALVFTWLATLWGGRIRYTAAMLYAVGFLPVFIVGGLTGLMLATAPADLQLTDTYFVVGHFHYVAVGGILFSMLAAAYYWLPKMTGRMLDERLGTWSFWITFAGFNLTFFPMLLSGLYGMSRRIYTYPSELGVGTYNLLSTVGAYILGAGVLMTVGNMLWSLFRGAEAGADPWDGRTLEWSVPSPVPVYNFVRIPVVRGRDAHWLAKRAAEEPTRPAGGEGAGLIRLPSPTLLPLLLAAGVLILAYGGFFRQFPLALAGAALTVYSLFRQMFEADHGYLVEVGPSEEAGTLSHG, encoded by the coding sequence TTGGCCACCGCCGAACGTGCGCTCGGCCGCCTCCCGGCCGAGCTCCCCGCGGAGCGGGGGCTCCGAAGCTGGCTCGCCACCGTCGATCACAAGCGCATCGGGATCCTCTACCTGGTCACTTCCTTCGTTTTCTTCGCCGTCGCCGGGGTCGAGGCGCTGCTCATGCGCACGCAGCTGATCCAGCCCGGAAACCGGCTCATCGGGCCCGGCCTCTTCGACCAGCTGCTCACCATGCACGGGACGACCATGCTCTTCTTCGCCGTCCTGCCCATGGAGACCGCCTACTTCAACTACATGATGCCGATCATGATCGGCGCCCGCGACGTCGCCTTCCCCCGCCTCAACGCCCTCAGCTACTGGCTCTACCTGGCCGGCGGCCTCTTTCTCTACTCCAGCTGGTTCCTGGGCGGGGCGCCCGACGCGGGCTGGTTCAACTACGCACCGCTGGCCGGCGCGTACGCGGGGCCGGGCGAGGATTTCTACCTGCTGGGGCTTCTGATCTCCGGGCTCTCCTCCATCGTCTCCTCCGTCAACCTGGTGGTCACCGTGCTGCGCATGCGCGCGCCCGGCATGACGCTGCTCCGCGTCCCGGTCTTCGCCTGGGCCAGCCTGATCACCGGCCTCCTCATCCTCTTCGCCATGCCGCCCTTCACCGTCGCCATGATCCTGCTTCTTTTGGACCGCTGGGCGGGAAGCGGCTTCTTCGTGCCGGCCATGGGCGGCAACGCGCTTCTCTGGCAGCACCTCTTCTGGATCATGGGCCATCCCGAGGTCTACATCCTGGCCGTCCCCGCCTGGGGCGTCATCTCCGAGGTGATCCCCACCTTCGCCAGGAAGCCGCTCTTCGGCTATCGCGGCACCGTGGTCGCCCTCTTCGCCATCGCCGCCATCTCCTTCACCGTCTGGTCGCACCACATGTACGCCACCGGCATGGGGCCGGTGGTCAACGACGCCTTCATGATCACCACCAAGCTCGTCTCCTGGCCGACGGCGGCGCTGGTCTTCACCTGGCTGGCGACGCTCTGGGGCGGCCGCATCCGTTACACTGCGGCCATGCTCTACGCCGTCGGCTTCCTTCCCGTCTTCATCGTCGGCGGGCTGACAGGGCTGATGCTGGCCACGGCGCCGGCCGACCTGCAGCTGACCGACACCTACTTCGTCGTGGGGCACTTCCACTACGTGGCCGTCGGCGGCATCCTCTTCAGCATGCTGGCCGCCGCCTACTACTGGCTGCCCAAGATGACGGGCCGCATGCTGGACGAGCGCCTGGGGACGTGGAGCTTCTGGATCACCTTCGCCGGCTTCAACCTGACCTTCTTCCCCATGCTCCTCAGCGGGCTCTACGGCATGTCGCGGCGCATCTACACCTACCCGTCCGAGCTGGGCGTGGGCACCTACAACCTCCTCTCCACCGTCGGCGCCTACATCCTCGGCGCGGGCGTGCTGATGACCGTCGGCAACATGCTCTGGAGCCTCTTCCGCGGCGCCGAGGCGGGCGCCGACCCGTGGGACGGCCGTACCCTGGAGTGGTCGGTCCCCTCGCCCGTACCCGTCTACAACTTCGTCCGCATCCCGGTCGTCCGCGGTCGCGACGCCCACTGGCTGGCCAAGCGCGCCGCCGAGGAGCCGACCCGGCCGGCGGGCGGGGAGGGTGCGGGGCTGATCCGCCTCCCCTCGCCCACGCTCCTGCCGCTCCTCCTGGCTGCCGGCGTCCTGATCCTCGCCTACGGCGGCTTCTTCCGCCAGTTCCCGCTGGCGCTGGCCGGGGCGGCGCTCACCGTCTACTCGCTCTTCCGGCAGATGTTCGAGGCCGATCACGGCTACCTGGTGGAGGTCGGGCCCTCGGAGGAAGCCGGCACGCTCTCGCACGGCTGA
- a CDS encoding carbon monoxide dehydrogenase subunit G, giving the protein MQVKGEERIRAPRPVVYDLLMDPEVLARCIPGCKELRRAGEGAYDAELELGIAAVRGRYSGHIEIRDAHRPEAYTLAVSGQGGPGFVNAELHFSLAEEEGGTRLSYTGEAQAGGTIAGVGQRMLGGVAKLITGQFFSALTREVERRTGREEAGRS; this is encoded by the coding sequence GTGCAGGTCAAGGGTGAAGAGCGGATCCGGGCCCCGCGCCCGGTCGTCTACGACCTACTCATGGACCCCGAGGTGCTGGCGCGCTGCATCCCGGGATGCAAGGAGCTGCGCCGGGCGGGCGAGGGCGCCTACGACGCGGAGCTGGAGCTGGGCATCGCCGCCGTCCGGGGCCGCTACAGCGGGCACATCGAGATCCGTGACGCGCACCGGCCCGAGGCCTACACGCTGGCCGTCTCCGGCCAGGGAGGTCCGGGCTTTGTCAACGCCGAACTCCACTTCTCCCTCGCCGAGGAGGAGGGCGGGACCCGCCTGAGCTACACCGGCGAGGCGCAGGCGGGCGGCACCATCGCCGGCGTGGGACAGCGGATGCTGGGAGGCGTGGCCAAGTTGATCACGGGACAGTTCTTCTCCGCCCTCACGCGCGAGGTGGAGAGGCGGACGGGGCGGGAGGAGGCGGGCCGGTCATGA
- a CDS encoding aldo/keto reductase, translating into MQRRPLGRSGLTVPVIGLGTMMFGEKTGLGEARRIVDRALEAGVDLIDTADVYADGEAERMLGEILRGRRWRVLLATKGGRPTGLGQGLGRRYLHLAVEASLRRLRTDWIDLYQLHFWDPSVPLDESLETLDALVRQGKIRYVGVSNWAAWQLALGLGRAEARGWQRPVAVQARYNLVYRQAEEELLPLCAHEGVGLLAYSPLAGGILTGKYLEGIPQGSRAWQNPTWQERRLTPRAQAAARAVCEAAARTGWTPGQVALAWLLGREEVSSALVGPRTLAQWEEALAAAELRLPEAERSALSAQAER; encoded by the coding sequence ATGCAGCGTCGGCCTCTCGGACGAAGCGGGCTGACGGTGCCGGTGATCGGCCTGGGGACGATGATGTTCGGCGAGAAGACCGGCCTCGGGGAGGCGCGCCGGATCGTGGACCGCGCGCTGGAGGCGGGCGTCGACCTCATCGACACGGCGGACGTCTATGCCGACGGCGAGGCGGAGCGCATGCTGGGCGAGATCCTGCGCGGCCGGCGCTGGCGGGTCCTCCTGGCCACCAAGGGGGGGCGTCCCACCGGCCTGGGGCAGGGGCTGGGCAGGAGGTATCTCCACCTGGCGGTGGAGGCGAGCCTGCGCCGCCTGCGCACGGACTGGATCGATCTCTACCAGCTCCATTTCTGGGACCCCTCCGTCCCGTTGGACGAGAGCCTGGAGACGCTGGACGCCCTGGTCCGACAGGGGAAGATCCGCTATGTGGGCGTCTCCAACTGGGCCGCCTGGCAGTTGGCGCTGGGTCTGGGCAGGGCGGAGGCGCGGGGATGGCAGCGGCCGGTGGCCGTCCAAGCGCGCTACAACCTGGTCTACCGCCAGGCGGAGGAGGAGCTCCTCCCCCTCTGCGCCCACGAGGGCGTCGGCCTGCTGGCCTACAGCCCGCTGGCGGGCGGGATCCTGACGGGGAAGTACCTGGAGGGGATCCCCCAGGGCTCGCGCGCCTGGCAGAACCCCACCTGGCAGGAGCGCCGCCTGACGCCCCGCGCCCAGGCGGCGGCCCGTGCGGTGTGCGAGGCGGCGGCGCGGACGGGCTGGACCCCCGGCCAAGTGGCGCTGGCCTGGCTGCTCGGCCGTGAGGAGGTCAGCTCGGCGCTGGTCGGCCCGCGCACGCTCGCCCAGTGGGAGGAAGCGTTGGCGGCCGCGGAGCTCCGCCTCCCGGAGGCGGAGCGGTCGGCGCTCTCCGCCCAGGCGGAGCGCTGA
- a CDS encoding xanthine dehydrogenase family protein subunit M — translation MKPPRFAYAAPSSLEEALELLGRYGGEAKVLAGGQSLMPLLNLRLVRPEVLVDVNRLPGQDRIEERNGFLELGMLVRHRQAERSALVRERLPLLHEAVRQIGHPQIRNRGTLCGSVAHADPAAELPAVLTALDGEVLLRSRSGRRALPAGEFFLGFLTTALEPEELVEGIRLPVAPPRSGAAFVEFSRRAGDFALVGVAAQLTFAGDGSIAAAGLALTGVGAGPFKAAAAEESLRGQRPSARLFAEVARQVREAVEPEADIHASAEYRRHLAEVLTRRALETAWRRAGLEAA, via the coding sequence ATGAAGCCGCCGCGCTTCGCCTACGCGGCGCCCTCCAGCCTGGAGGAGGCGCTGGAGCTGCTCGGCCGCTACGGCGGCGAGGCGAAAGTGCTCGCCGGAGGCCAGAGCCTGATGCCGCTGCTCAACCTTCGCCTCGTGCGGCCGGAAGTGCTGGTGGACGTCAACCGCCTCCCCGGCCAGGACCGGATCGAGGAGCGGAACGGCTTCCTCGAGCTGGGCATGCTGGTCCGCCACCGCCAGGCGGAGCGCTCGGCGCTGGTGCGCGAGCGCCTTCCGCTTCTGCACGAGGCGGTGCGCCAGATCGGCCACCCGCAGATCCGCAACCGCGGCACGCTCTGCGGCAGCGTGGCCCACGCGGACCCCGCGGCCGAGCTGCCGGCCGTGCTGACGGCACTGGACGGCGAGGTGCTCCTGCGCAGCCGCTCGGGGAGGCGGGCACTGCCGGCCGGGGAGTTCTTCCTCGGCTTTCTCACCACCGCGCTGGAGCCGGAGGAGCTGGTCGAGGGGATCCGCCTGCCGGTGGCGCCTCCGCGCAGCGGCGCCGCCTTCGTGGAGTTCAGCCGCCGCGCGGGCGACTTCGCCCTGGTGGGCGTGGCGGCCCAGCTGACCTTCGCCGGGGACGGGAGCATCGCCGCCGCCGGTCTGGCGCTGACGGGTGTGGGCGCCGGGCCGTTCAAGGCGGCGGCGGCCGAGGAGAGCCTGCGCGGCCAGCGCCCCTCGGCGCGGCTCTTCGCCGAGGTGGCCCGGCAGGTGCGGGAGGCGGTGGAGCCGGAGGCGGACATCCACGCCTCGGCCGAGTACCGTCGCCACCTGGCGGAGGTCCTGACGCGGCGCGCTCTGGAGACGGCCTGGCGGCGCGCCGGCCTGGAGGCCGCCTGA
- a CDS encoding (2Fe-2S)-binding protein, producing MERKRIRVRVNGREVEDEVEVRLTLADWLREGLGLTGTHLGCEHGVCGACTVLVDGRAVRSCLMLAVQADGAEVRTVEGLAEADGRLHPLQEAFLEHHALQCGFCTPGFLMTSLAFLQENPEPDEAAIREALSGNICRCTGYQPIVEAVADAAGRLRGTAQAAG from the coding sequence CTGGAGAGAAAGCGCATCCGCGTCCGGGTCAACGGGCGCGAGGTGGAGGACGAGGTGGAGGTGCGCCTCACCCTGGCCGACTGGCTGCGCGAGGGGCTCGGCCTCACCGGCACGCACCTGGGCTGCGAACACGGCGTCTGCGGAGCCTGCACGGTGCTGGTGGACGGGAGGGCGGTCCGCTCCTGCCTGATGCTGGCGGTCCAGGCGGACGGCGCCGAGGTGCGCACGGTGGAAGGGCTGGCGGAGGCGGACGGACGGCTCCACCCGCTGCAGGAGGCCTTCCTGGAGCACCATGCGCTCCAGTGCGGCTTCTGCACGCCGGGCTTCCTGATGACCAGCCTCGCCTTTCTCCAGGAGAACCCCGAGCCGGACGAGGCCGCCATCCGCGAGGCGCTCTCGGGCAACATCTGCCGCTGCACCGGCTACCAGCCCATCGTCGAGGCGGTGGCCGACGCCGCCGGCCGCCTCCGCGGCACGGCCCAGGCGGCCGGCTGA